In Photobacterium sp. TLY01, the following proteins share a genomic window:
- a CDS encoding DUF2878 domain-containing protein, which yields MKTSCETSVLSTKALVAGGLLFNGFWLLAVLGQNDWIGLLAAMLLIVWWRYPAAVRKVLVIALAGCVMDSALTFTGIYRFESSFLPVWLILLWFGFATFVWFLRHNLAGYPAVLVLLAGSVGGAGSYLAGKQLGAVSWPAGDTLTFLIVAVCWLAFSGLLLLWIRSMTKKEV from the coding sequence ATGAAAACGTCCTGCGAGACCTCAGTTTTATCGACCAAGGCACTGGTTGCCGGCGGTTTGTTGTTTAACGGTTTCTGGTTGCTGGCGGTGTTGGGACAAAACGACTGGATCGGGCTGCTCGCCGCCATGTTGCTCATCGTGTGGTGGCGATATCCGGCTGCAGTGAGAAAGGTGCTGGTTATCGCCCTGGCGGGCTGCGTGATGGATAGTGCATTGACTTTCACGGGGATTTACCGGTTTGAAAGCAGCTTTCTGCCGGTCTGGCTGATTTTGCTGTGGTTTGGTTTTGCCACTTTTGTCTGGTTCCTGCGTCATAACCTGGCTGGTTATCCGGCCGTGCTGGTGTTGCTGGCAGGCAGTGTCGGTGGTGCCGGCAGTTACCTGGCAGGAAAGCAGCTGGGTGCTGTGTCCTGGCCAGCTGGCGATACACTGACCTTTTTGATCGTCGCAGTGTGCTGGCTGGCTTTTTCAGGACTTCTTTTGCTGTGGATACGTTCCATGACCAAAAAGGAGGTGTGA
- a CDS encoding chalcone isomerase family protein, with product MRLLAIFTLLLLAVSPGLLASGAWQSWPVVGEATLKWGPWVIYDSQLRTPSGQYNATMANSVALVIKYQRDIDKEDLLEATDDQWQKQGVPTAKRQQWLMVLDTIWPSVRKGDRLIFVVHANGGTFFRDNTVIGEVRDREMADAFLGIWLSPGTQYPELRKRLIGRV from the coding sequence ATGCGTTTGCTCGCGATTTTTACCCTTTTATTGCTAGCGGTCTCGCCCGGGTTACTGGCCAGCGGTGCCTGGCAAAGTTGGCCGGTTGTCGGAGAGGCCACTTTAAAATGGGGGCCCTGGGTTATTTACGACTCTCAGCTTCGGACACCATCAGGGCAATACAACGCAACGATGGCCAATTCGGTTGCGCTGGTGATCAAATATCAGCGTGATATCGATAAAGAAGATTTACTGGAGGCAACGGATGATCAATGGCAGAAACAGGGCGTTCCGACGGCCAAACGCCAGCAATGGCTGATGGTGCTCGATACGATCTGGCCGAGTGTGCGTAAGGGCGATCGGCTGATATTTGTCGTTCACGCAAATGGAGGCACATTTTTCCGGGATAACACTGTGATAGGCGAAGTCCGGGACAGGGAAATGGCTGACGCCTTCCTGGGGATTTGGTTATCACCGGGGACCCAATATCCCGAGCTGAGAAAACGGCTCATTGGGCGGGTATGA
- a CDS encoding DUF3833 domain-containing protein: MYPTRWVNWLKVTGLIAVLFISGCSASVDDHKYHRPELDVFSYFTGNVTAWGMLQDSSGKQTRRFSVDIIGTVQGNTLTLKEDFVFDDGEKQQRIWTIQRQPNGTYTGTAGDVIGEAIGNVSGNALNWQYTLRVPVGETTYDIAFDDWMFLHDDTRMFNIARMSKWGVHVGTVTLFFEKDE, from the coding sequence ATGTACCCCACCAGATGGGTGAACTGGCTGAAAGTGACAGGCCTGATCGCTGTGCTGTTCATCAGCGGATGCTCTGCATCCGTTGATGATCACAAATACCATCGCCCTGAACTGGATGTGTTCAGTTACTTCACAGGTAATGTCACAGCCTGGGGCATGCTTCAGGACAGTTCAGGCAAGCAGACACGTCGTTTTTCCGTTGATATTATCGGAACCGTTCAGGGGAATACACTGACACTCAAAGAAGACTTTGTGTTCGATGATGGTGAAAAACAGCAACGGATCTGGACCATTCAGCGCCAGCCTAACGGCACTTATACGGGAACGGCGGGCGATGTCATTGGCGAAGCCATCGGGAATGTGTCAGGCAATGCGTTGAACTGGCAGTACACGTTGCGGGTTCCTGTCGGAGAGACCACTTATGACATCGCTTTTGATGACTGGATGTTCCTTCATGACGATACCCGTATGTTTAACATTGCCAGAATGAGCAAATGGGGCGTTCACGTTGGCACTGTGACGCTGTTCTTTGAAAAAGACGAATAG
- a CDS encoding DUF2813 domain-containing protein translates to MHLSRIEIAGFRGIKRLSLTLNELTVLIGENTWGKSSLLDALSIALSPDAKFHNFHFSDFHVDYSLGHTQVSQIHIVLNWVEDYPGEHKARRYRSFKPVWVRNGKDGKQFYYQITSEREDDKVITERHFLDSGGNIIDCPDSHKLARQLMVLHPIVRIRDARQLRLDTAQQEEFDLEQRNLINARIERRLDNTCRRLLTRPGHVSSDEIKSSIRALRTLVDHYFAFTPHHKAPRSEQRFFPERIHYSPNPLEMLSRPEMTKQNKLVLMGLINAYIRARGPVELKRISRPIMILEDPEGRLHPIILHQAWAFVVNMPMQKILTTNSPELASVVPLNSIKKLNREPDKTRVYSLDSHTLSRDELRRVGFHVRLHRPGALYARAWLLVEGETEVWLLNEFAYRCGYNFASEGVQVIEFAQSGLRPIIKIAKLMGIEWHVVTDGDSAGKKYAETVRHMLGSESDKHRLTILPDLDIEHFLFNHGYEPLFRKLARVSDDHPAPPKKIIQKALKHHAKPDVALAMVEFTDSEEIDHIPTLLRWLLKRMVALARASTT, encoded by the coding sequence ATGCATTTAAGCAGAATTGAAATTGCAGGTTTCAGAGGGATCAAACGCTTGTCTCTGACACTGAATGAACTGACGGTACTCATCGGTGAAAACACCTGGGGGAAATCTTCCCTGCTGGATGCCCTCAGCATCGCGCTCTCACCCGACGCCAAATTCCATAACTTTCATTTTTCTGATTTCCATGTTGACTATTCACTGGGACATACCCAGGTGTCTCAGATTCACATTGTTCTGAACTGGGTTGAAGATTATCCGGGCGAGCACAAAGCCCGACGTTACCGTTCTTTCAAACCCGTGTGGGTCAGGAACGGGAAAGACGGGAAACAGTTTTACTATCAGATCACCAGCGAACGTGAAGACGATAAAGTGATCACTGAACGACACTTTCTGGATTCCGGTGGCAATATCATCGACTGTCCGGACAGTCATAAACTAGCCAGGCAGCTGATGGTCTTACACCCCATCGTGCGGATCCGTGACGCGAGGCAGTTGCGGCTTGACACAGCACAGCAAGAAGAGTTCGATCTGGAACAACGAAATCTCATCAATGCCCGGATAGAGCGACGGCTGGATAACACCTGTCGTCGCCTGCTGACTCGTCCCGGCCATGTCAGCAGCGATGAAATCAAAAGTAGTATCCGGGCATTGCGGACGCTGGTCGATCACTACTTTGCTTTTACACCACACCACAAAGCCCCCCGCAGCGAACAACGGTTTTTTCCAGAGCGCATCCATTACTCCCCGAATCCGCTGGAGATGCTGTCTCGCCCGGAAATGACCAAACAAAACAAACTGGTATTGATGGGACTGATCAACGCCTACATCCGCGCCAGGGGGCCGGTAGAACTCAAGCGGATATCGCGCCCTATCATGATCCTGGAAGACCCGGAAGGCCGGCTGCACCCTATCATTCTGCATCAGGCCTGGGCTTTTGTCGTCAACATGCCTATGCAGAAAATACTGACCACCAACAGCCCTGAACTGGCATCCGTTGTCCCTTTGAACAGTATCAAAAAGCTCAACAGAGAACCGGATAAAACCCGGGTCTACAGCCTGGACAGCCACACGCTGAGCCGGGATGAACTGCGCAGAGTCGGCTTTCATGTGCGCTTGCATCGTCCTGGTGCACTTTATGCCCGGGCCTGGCTGCTGGTGGAAGGAGAAACAGAAGTCTGGCTGTTAAATGAGTTTGCTTATCGGTGTGGGTATAACTTTGCCTCGGAAGGTGTGCAAGTGATTGAATTTGCGCAAAGTGGTCTGAGGCCAATTATCAAAATCGCAAAACTGATGGGAATAGAATGGCATGTCGTCACAGATGGCGATTCTGCAGGGAAGAAATATGCAGAAACGGTGCGTCATATGCTTGGTAGTGAGTCGGATAAACACAGACTCACTATCTTACCGGATCTCGATATTGAACACTTCCTGTTTAACCACGGTTATGAGCCGCTGTTTCGTAAGCTGGCAAGGGTATCAGACGACCACCCGGCGCCCCCTAAGAAAATCATACAAAAAGCGCTCAAGCATCATGCAAAACCTGATGTCGCCCTGGCCATGGTGGAATTTACAGACAGCGAGGAAATTGATCATATTCCAACCTTGCTGCGCTGGCTGCTCAAACGCATGGTTGCTCTGGCTCGCGCTTCAACTACCTGA
- a CDS encoding VOC family protein, which translates to MAKIIHTMVRVHDLDKSLAFYKQALDLDVAHRLDFDDFSLVYLRNDENDMELELTWNQGAEPYTHGSGYGHIAVAVDDLDAEHEKLHALGYEPLAIKEFSREGQLLARFFFVLDPDGYKIEVLQRHGHYQ; encoded by the coding sequence ATGGCAAAAATTATTCATACCATGGTGCGGGTCCATGATCTGGATAAGTCCCTGGCTTTTTATAAACAGGCACTGGATTTAGACGTAGCACACCGCCTGGATTTTGATGACTTCAGCCTGGTCTATTTGCGGAATGACGAAAATGATATGGAACTGGAGCTGACCTGGAATCAAGGTGCTGAGCCCTATACGCACGGCAGCGGCTACGGCCATATTGCAGTGGCTGTGGATGACCTGGATGCAGAACATGAAAAGCTGCATGCGCTGGGTTATGAGCCACTGGCCATAAAAGAGTTTTCTCGGGAAGGCCAGTTACTGGCCCGCTTCTTTTTTGTGTTAGACCCGGATGGGTACAAAATTGAAGTCCTGCAGCGACACGGACACTATCAGTAA